Proteins from one Impatiens glandulifera chromosome 2, dImpGla2.1, whole genome shotgun sequence genomic window:
- the LOC124924016 gene encoding sucrose transport protein-like, which yields MAAAAANGKVLHKPPSTAAAPPPPLHLEDQKHLGSSPLKKIIIVASIAAGVQFGWALQLSLLTPYVQLLGIPHTWAAYIWLCGPISGMLVQPLVGYYSDRCTSRFGRRRPFIAVGAFLVAIAVFLIGFAADIGHIAGDELITGKIKPRAIAVFVVGFWILDVANNTLQGPCRAFLADLSGGSASKMRSANAFFSFFMAVGNILGFAAGSYDDLHRVFPFTATKACDHYCSNLKSCFFLSIMLLAVLTVLALTIVPEPAWSPTEDSDVGKNDNEGGTCTVPFFGELLGALKELPRPMWFLLLVTCLNWIAWFPFLLFDTDWMGKEVYGGEVGERAYAKGVHAGSLGLLLNSVVLGVMSLAVEPLGRILGNVKRLWGLVNFLLAVCLSMTVVVTKRAEAWRRLAISNGVNISQSTPPAGIKGGALALFAVLGIPQAVTFSIPFALASIFSSSAGAGQGLSLGVLNLAIVIPQMIVSVTSGPWDALFGGGNLPAFVVGAIAAAASGIFALTLLPSLPADNPANKMPTMGGFH from the exons ATGGCCGCCGCCGCTGCCAACGGCAAAGTCCTCCACAAACCACCTTCCACCGCCGCCGCTCCGCCACCGCCCCTCCACCTAGAAGACCAGAAGCATCTCGGTTCATCTCCCTTGAAAAAAATCATCATAGTCGCCTCAATCGCCGCCGGAGTTCAATTCGGCTGGGCCCTCCAGCTTTCTCTCCTTACCCCATATGTCCAACTCCTCGGTATTCCCCACACTTGGGCTGCCTACATCTGGCTCTGCGGTCCAATCTCCGGTATGCTCGTCCAACCCTTAGTCGGATACTACAGTGATCGCTGCACTTCCCGTTTCGGCCGCCGCCGTCCGTTTATCGCCGTCGGAGCCTTCCTTGTCGCCATTGCCGTCTTCCTCATCGGCTTCGCCGCCGACATAGGTCACATAGCCGGAGACGAGTTAATCACTGGGAAAATCAAGCCGCGAGCCATCGCCGTGTTCGTAGTCGGATTCTGGATACTCGACGTCGCTAACAATACTCTCCAGGGACCCTGCCGTGCATTCCTGGCTGACTTATCGGGTGGAAGCGCGAGTAAGATGAGATCGGCAAACgcgtttttttctttcttcatggCGGTCGGGAATATACTTGGGTTCGCCGCCGGTAGCTACGATGATCTCCACCGTGTGTTCCCTTTCACGGCGACGAAGGCTTGCGATCATTACTGTTCGAATCTGAAAAGCTGTTTCTTCTTATCAATCATGCTCTTGGCGGTTCTAACCGTACTGGCTCTAACCATCGTTCCCGAACCGGCGTGGTCCCCAACTGAAGACAGTGACGTGGGAAAGAACGATAATGAAGGAGGCACGTGTACTGTGCCGTTTTTCGGGGAATTATTGGGTGCTTTGAAGGAACTGCCTAGACCCATGTGGTTTCTCCTTCTGGTGACGTGTCTGAACTGGATTGCTTGGTTTCCTTTCCTTCTATTTGATACTGATTGGATGGGAAAGGAAGTGTACGGTGGTGAAGTTGGTGAGAGGGCTTACGCTAAGGGTGTGCACGCTGGCTCACTCGGTCTATTACTTAACTCGGTCGTTTTGGGTGTTATGTCTCTTGCGGTTGAGCCATTAGGTAGGATCCTTGGTAATGTAAAACGGCTTTGGGGTCTTGTTAATTTCTTACTTGCGGTTTGCCTCTCTATGACCGTCGTGGTTACCAAGAGGGCCGAGGCCTGGCGCCGTCTTGCCATCAGCAATGGCGTTAACATTTCACAGTCCACTCCTCCTGCCGGAATCAAGGGCGGCGCTCTTGCCCTCTTCGCCGTGCTTGGAATCCCACAAGCG GTCACATTCAGTATCCCATTTGCTTTGGCCTCTATTTTCTCTAGCTCTGCTGGTGCAGGACAAg GTCTATCTTTGGGAGTGCTGAATCTGGCAATAGTCATTCCTCAG ATGATTGTGTCGGTGACAAGCGGGCCATGGGACGCGCTATTTGGTGGTGGAAACTTGCCGGCATTTGTGGTGGGGGCAATAGCTGCGGCCGCTAGTGGTATCTTTGCTCTCACTTTGCTACCATCACTTCCGGCGGATAATCCGGCCAACAAGATGCCGACGATGGGTGGTTTTCATTAG